A part of Tachysurus vachellii isolate PV-2020 chromosome 4, HZAU_Pvac_v1, whole genome shotgun sequence genomic DNA contains:
- the gpr61l gene encoding probable G-protein coupled receptor has translation MEKSGPGFLANHTTPNDTSSHWRPTKPTLPSMEEVIHSESQIKHLVGLFGMVTLNLAALLGNTGVILAIARAPHTKKYAFVCHLCAVDLLCAILLMPLGIVSSSPFFSTVTFTVLECQVYIFLNVFLVCASILTVTAISVERYYYIVHPMRYEVKMTIHLAVGVMVLIWVKSLLLALVTLLGWPAYGNQSSIAATHCSLHWSHSRLRKVFAILFSMICFLVPAVVIFAVYCSVYKVARSAARQHVPMAPWPSNPAKCRSDSINSQTTIITTTRSLPQRLSPERVFGGGKAALTLVVIVGQFLLCWLPYFCFHLHMSITAPLQSPGDVEEIVTWLAYSSFAVNPFFYGLLNRQIREELIKLRKCCRSNRPVEFGGSSHEGSIQENFLQFLQRTSIKTETTRSSCAKSSPRNTLDHGARIPGQIPEE, from the coding sequence ATGGAGAAATCTGGGCCAGGATTCCTGGCCAATCACACAACTCCAAATGATACATCGAGCCATTGGAGACCCACAAAGCCTACCCTACCAAGCATGGAGGAGGTCATCCACTCAGAGTCCCAAATTAAACATCTAGTGGGGTTATTTGGCATGGTGACCCTTAACCTTGCAGCCCTGCTTGGCAACACTGGAGTTATTTTGGCCATTGCCCGAGCTCCACACACGAAGAAATATGCATTTGTGTGCCATCTTTGTGCAGTGGATTTGCTCTGTGCCATATTACTGATGCCTCTTGGAATAGTATCGAGCTCTCCGTTCTTCAGTACTGTGACATTTACAGTCCTGGAGTGCCAAGTCTACATCTTTCTCAATGTGTTTCTGGTCTGTGCCTCTATTCTTACTGTAACTGCCATTAGTGTGGAACGTTACTATTACATTGTTCATCCTATGCGCTATGAGGTAAAGATGACGATACACTTGGCTGTTGGAGTCATGGTATTAATTTGGGTGAAATCTTTGCTTTTAGCGCTTGTTACCTTACTCGGTTGGCCAGCATATGGGAATCAAAGCTCCATTGCAGCTACCCATTGCTCTCTGCACTGGAGTCATAGTCGTCTCAGGAAAGTGTTTGCCATTCTCTTCAGTATGATTTGTTTTCTAGTTCCTGCAGTCGTGATTTTTGCTGTATACTGTAGCGTCTACAAGGTGGCACGCTCAGCCGCAAGACAGCATGTTCCCATGGCCCCCTGGCCCTCTAATCCAGCTAAGTGTCGCTCAGATTCCATTAACAGTCAGACTACCATCATTACTACTACACGGAGTCTGCCTCAGAGACTGTCCCCTGAGAGGGTATTTGGAGGAGGAAAGGCTGCCCTCACACTTGTAGTCATTGTGGGGCAGTTCCTGCTTTGCTGGCTTCCATACTTCTGCTTCCACCTTCACATGTCCATCACAGCACCACTCCAGAGTCCAGGAGATGTAGAGGAGATTGTCACCTGGTTGGCATACTCCTCATTCGCAGTGAACCCATTTTTCTATGGACTGCTCAATAGGCAGATTCGAGAGGAACTCATAAAGCTGAGGAAGTGCTGTAGATCCAACAGACCTGTGGAATTTGGAGGCTCTAGTCATGAAGGCTCCATCCAGGAGAACTTCCTGCAGTTCCTGCAGAGGACCAGCATCAAGACTGAGACCACCAGGTCCAGCTGCGCCAAGTCCAGTCCCAGAAATACCCTGGACCATGGTGCCAGGATACCTGGACAGATCCCAGAGGAGTGA